One window of Rubrivirga sp. SAORIC476 genomic DNA carries:
- a CDS encoding CotH kinase family protein, producing the protein MRLASLVALVSLVSFAGAHAQSVVVNELLASNATTLADPDFGDYGDWIELYNPASTPADLSGYYLTDDFDEPTRWRIPDGTVLAPGGFLVVWTDDEDTGPPATIALHTDFKLSGGGEQVGLFDPAGAVVDTLTFGEQTTDISYGRYPDGAADRGVFPTPTPGAANDTAPGGDVLEVPTVSLESGFYGSGESVELGAEAGATIRYTLDGSPPSEASPAYTAPLALSATTVLRAAAFAPDAEASPVVTRTFFVGEGGALPVISLVTDPAGFFSDTSGIYVEGTNGIPGRCRSYPVNWNQDWERETQFTFFEPDGAGGFERVLDQGAGVAIFGGCSRIYPQKSLELHARSRYGASDFAYRFFDGVDIESFDDLVLRSSAQDWWRTMFRDGMIQTVTRHMDLDGQAYRPTVVFLNGEYWGIHNLREKLNADYVAGHYGIADDDVELIEGTWGGQSEHYDAFSDFLDANDLNDPDAFAYVETQMDVDQYLSYLVAEIYSANADWPGNNLKLWRPRTAEGRWRWMLFDTDFGFGGNANGQASSNTLALATEPNGTDWPNPAWSTHLFRRLLTNDGFRHAFIQRLAAHMTTTFEQERVVGVIDSLQAAIAPEMPRHTTRWPQSVSFGSSWEGNVQIMRDFARDRAVKVRGHVNGYFDEVSGSARLDVGVAGGGQVIAEGVPLPRQDPAAPFESVFFRGVPVRLTAVPDEGYYFVGWSGAANGTERDASVVLTGTAALTATFALGTDRDEAALAQTTLGPAYPNPASGTATVEVTMAAPGPLTVRLVDMLGREVATLADGPTAAGRHRLSVDTRGLPSGVYTVVMASGDVRASRRVVVVR; encoded by the coding sequence ATGCGCCTGGCTTCCCTCGTCGCCCTCGTCTCTCTCGTCAGCTTCGCGGGTGCCCACGCGCAGTCGGTCGTCGTCAACGAACTGCTCGCGTCCAACGCGACGACGCTCGCCGACCCCGACTTCGGGGACTACGGCGACTGGATCGAACTCTACAACCCCGCGAGCACGCCCGCCGATCTCAGCGGCTACTACCTCACCGACGACTTCGACGAGCCGACCCGCTGGCGCATCCCGGACGGGACCGTGCTCGCGCCGGGCGGCTTCCTCGTGGTCTGGACCGATGACGAGGACACGGGCCCGCCGGCCACGATCGCGCTGCACACCGACTTCAAGCTGTCCGGTGGCGGCGAGCAGGTCGGCCTGTTCGACCCCGCGGGGGCTGTCGTCGACACGCTGACGTTCGGCGAGCAGACGACCGACATCTCCTATGGTCGGTACCCGGACGGCGCCGCCGACCGCGGCGTCTTCCCCACGCCGACGCCTGGCGCGGCCAACGACACCGCGCCTGGCGGCGACGTGCTGGAGGTCCCGACGGTGTCGCTGGAGAGCGGCTTCTACGGCAGCGGCGAGTCGGTCGAGCTGGGGGCCGAGGCGGGGGCCACCATCCGCTACACGCTGGACGGGTCGCCGCCCTCTGAGGCTTCTCCGGCGTACACCGCGCCGCTGGCGCTCTCCGCGACGACGGTGCTTCGGGCGGCGGCCTTCGCGCCGGACGCCGAGGCCAGCCCCGTCGTCACGCGAACGTTCTTCGTGGGCGAGGGAGGGGCGCTGCCGGTGATCTCGCTCGTGACCGACCCGGCGGGCTTCTTCAGCGACACGTCGGGCATCTACGTCGAAGGCACGAACGGCATTCCGGGACGCTGCCGGAGCTACCCGGTCAACTGGAACCAGGACTGGGAGCGCGAGACGCAGTTCACGTTCTTCGAGCCCGACGGCGCGGGCGGCTTCGAGCGCGTGCTGGACCAGGGCGCAGGCGTCGCCATCTTCGGCGGCTGCAGCCGCATCTATCCCCAGAAGTCCCTCGAACTGCACGCTCGGAGCCGGTACGGGGCGTCCGACTTCGCGTACCGCTTCTTCGACGGTGTCGACATCGAGAGCTTCGACGACCTCGTGCTGCGGAGCTCGGCGCAGGACTGGTGGCGGACCATGTTCCGCGACGGCATGATCCAGACGGTCACGCGCCACATGGACCTCGACGGGCAGGCCTACCGGCCCACGGTCGTCTTCCTGAACGGCGAGTACTGGGGCATCCACAACCTGCGCGAGAAGCTCAACGCGGACTACGTCGCCGGCCACTACGGCATCGCCGACGACGACGTGGAGCTGATCGAGGGGACGTGGGGCGGCCAGTCGGAGCACTACGACGCCTTCTCGGACTTCCTCGACGCCAACGACCTCAACGACCCCGACGCGTTCGCGTACGTGGAGACGCAGATGGACGTCGACCAGTACCTCAGCTACCTCGTCGCCGAGATCTACAGTGCCAATGCGGACTGGCCCGGCAACAACCTCAAGCTGTGGCGTCCGCGCACCGCGGAGGGCCGCTGGCGCTGGATGCTCTTCGACACCGACTTCGGCTTCGGCGGCAACGCCAACGGCCAGGCGAGCAGCAACACGCTCGCTCTCGCGACGGAGCCCAACGGCACGGACTGGCCGAACCCGGCCTGGTCCACGCATCTCTTCCGCCGCCTGCTGACGAACGACGGCTTCCGGCACGCCTTCATCCAGCGCCTCGCGGCACACATGACCACGACGTTCGAGCAGGAGCGCGTCGTGGGGGTGATCGACAGCCTCCAGGCGGCCATCGCGCCCGAGATGCCGCGCCACACGACGCGCTGGCCGCAGTCGGTGTCGTTCGGGTCGAGCTGGGAGGGCAACGTCCAGATCATGCGCGACTTCGCGCGCGACCGCGCCGTGAAGGTACGCGGGCACGTGAATGGCTACTTCGACGAGGTCTCCGGTTCGGCCCGCCTCGACGTGGGCGTGGCGGGCGGCGGACAGGTGATCGCGGAGGGCGTCCCGCTACCTCGCCAGGACCCGGCGGCGCCGTTCGAGTCCGTCTTCTTCCGCGGCGTCCCGGTGCGCCTGACCGCCGTGCCCGATGAGGGCTACTACTTCGTCGGCTGGTCTGGCGCGGCGAATGGCACCGAGCGCGACGCGTCGGTGGTGCTGACCGGGACGGCGGCGCTCACGGCCACGTTCGCGCTCGGGACGGATCGGGACGAGGCCGCCCTCGCGCAGACGACCCTCGGCCCGGCCTACCCGAACCCGGCCTCCGGCACGGCGACGGTCGAGGTGACGATGGCCGCGCCGGGTCCGCTCACGGTCCGCCTGGTGGACATGCTCGGCCGCGAGGTCGCCACGCTGGCCGACGGGCCGACGGCGGCGGGGAGGCACCGGCTGTCGGTCGACACGCGCGGGTTGCCGAGCGGCGTCTACACGGTCGTGATGGCATCGGGCGACGTGCGCGCGTCGCGTCGGGTGGTCGTGGTGCGGTAG
- a CDS encoding transglycosylase domain-containing protein — protein sequence MPDVPSPSPAPTPSPASGPSPRWRRALTWWWTHVRRITVAIWTWLRTKAVYIWGKVRDPDLSKPKRALWTTGGLAGLGTVMGVVGLLLLMGYTILLWPFTPSVRDLRNAREIDPSVVVSADGVELTRYARQGREWRSLDDISPHVVDALIATEDRRFRSHGGVDLLGWAAVFKGALTGDGLRGASTITQQLARNLFPDDIGNSASVTRKIREAITARKIEGVYTKDEILELYLNTVPFLYNAHGIEMAARTYFSTSADDLDRLQAATLVGMLKGTSSYNPYRHPERALARRNVVLGQMVRFGDLPEAEAADLREQPLGLRFERQSIQRSRAPHFTEHVRVRLEAWADRTGYSLYGDGLTIHTTLDWRMQQDAQETATRFGDALQAVADVEWGRAEVSRLGTTTAPYVTASRTTEPFERFWTLRRDAADAFVRGTETYRRAVDAGEEPAAVLERLRSTESFVDSLRAVKMRLEVAMTAIKPETGHVKVWIGSRSFARSAYDHVARARRQPGSTFKPFLYARALEEGFRPDDVLPDEDVSIEMADGVIWQPANASGQSSGEMISLRDGLASSKNTIAARLVDEVGARDMARTARRMGITSDLEAVPSLALGTSDVSLLELTGAYATIASGGTRRDPVTVTHITDRDGNEIARFEPDADRALDPEVAVDLLDMMRGVVDRGTGTEIRSAFSGRGDLAGKTGTTQDGADGWFLLMRPDLVTGAWVGFDDPRVTFRSSYWGQGGHNALRLVGDLNRTFQRDGLVDTNLAFPQPDPEADGPGVWDRVADWLAGVGDRLFGGEADVPDGYGPRTPGRGLDPRDDEIYPLPDRRDTRSRREEILAENEEWLDDAFDELDQIDDPILREAAREVLRRAAREVDRNGWRDGWADRVAGVRDRAIAEARREIEREIADAFRDDKREEDARRAGPFEDEFVGDGDFRLEPLDEAPVAPEAPPAPQPQESPRSGDGGRIGF from the coding sequence ATGCCCGACGTCCCGTCCCCCTCCCCTGCTCCGACGCCGTCCCCAGCGTCCGGCCCTTCGCCCCGCTGGCGTCGCGCGCTGACGTGGTGGTGGACGCACGTCCGCCGGATCACCGTCGCGATCTGGACGTGGCTGCGCACGAAGGCCGTTTACATCTGGGGCAAGGTGCGCGACCCCGACCTTTCGAAGCCGAAGCGCGCGCTGTGGACCACAGGCGGGCTGGCCGGCCTCGGGACCGTGATGGGCGTGGTGGGGCTGCTCCTGCTGATGGGCTACACGATCCTGCTGTGGCCGTTCACGCCGAGCGTCCGCGACCTTCGGAATGCACGCGAGATCGACCCCTCGGTCGTCGTCTCGGCCGACGGCGTCGAGCTGACGCGCTACGCCCGCCAGGGCCGCGAGTGGCGCTCCCTGGACGACATCTCGCCCCACGTCGTCGACGCGCTGATCGCGACCGAGGACCGGCGCTTCCGCTCGCACGGCGGCGTGGACCTGCTCGGCTGGGCGGCCGTGTTCAAGGGCGCGCTGACTGGCGACGGCCTGCGGGGCGCGTCCACGATCACCCAGCAGCTCGCGCGCAACCTCTTCCCGGACGACATCGGCAACAGCGCCTCGGTGACGCGCAAGATCCGCGAGGCCATCACGGCTCGCAAGATCGAGGGCGTCTACACGAAGGACGAGATCCTGGAGCTGTACCTCAACACGGTCCCGTTCCTGTACAACGCGCACGGCATCGAGATGGCCGCGCGGACCTACTTCTCGACCTCGGCCGACGACCTCGACCGGCTCCAGGCCGCGACGCTCGTCGGCATGCTGAAGGGCACCTCGTCCTACAACCCGTACCGCCACCCGGAGCGAGCGCTGGCGCGGCGCAACGTGGTGCTGGGCCAGATGGTCCGCTTCGGCGACCTGCCCGAGGCGGAGGCGGCCGACCTGCGCGAGCAGCCGCTCGGCCTCCGCTTCGAGCGCCAGTCGATCCAGCGCAGCCGCGCGCCCCACTTCACCGAGCACGTCCGCGTGCGGCTGGAGGCCTGGGCCGACCGCACCGGCTACAGCCTCTACGGCGACGGGCTGACCATCCACACGACGCTCGACTGGCGGATGCAGCAGGACGCGCAGGAGACGGCCACCCGCTTCGGCGACGCGCTCCAGGCCGTGGCCGACGTGGAGTGGGGGCGGGCCGAGGTCTCCCGCCTCGGCACCACCACGGCGCCCTACGTGACGGCGTCCCGCACCACCGAGCCCTTCGAGCGCTTCTGGACGCTCCGCCGCGACGCCGCCGACGCGTTCGTCCGCGGCACCGAGACGTACCGCCGGGCGGTCGACGCGGGCGAGGAGCCGGCGGCCGTGCTGGAGCGTCTCCGCAGCACCGAGTCGTTCGTCGACTCGCTCCGCGCGGTCAAGATGCGGCTGGAGGTCGCGATGACGGCCATCAAGCCCGAGACCGGACACGTGAAGGTGTGGATCGGCAGCCGCTCGTTCGCGCGCTCGGCCTACGACCACGTGGCCCGCGCTCGCCGCCAGCCGGGCTCGACGTTCAAGCCGTTCCTCTACGCACGCGCCCTCGAAGAGGGCTTCCGCCCGGACGACGTGCTGCCCGACGAGGACGTGTCCATTGAGATGGCCGACGGCGTGATCTGGCAGCCGGCGAACGCCAGCGGTCAGTCCTCCGGCGAGATGATCTCGCTGCGCGACGGCCTCGCGTCCTCCAAGAACACCATCGCCGCGCGGCTGGTCGACGAGGTCGGCGCGAGAGACATGGCGCGGACGGCCCGGCGGATGGGCATCACGAGCGACCTGGAGGCGGTCCCGTCGCTGGCCCTCGGCACGAGCGACGTGTCGCTGCTGGAGCTGACGGGCGCATACGCCACGATCGCCTCGGGCGGCACGCGGCGCGATCCGGTCACCGTCACCCACATCACGGACCGCGACGGCAACGAGATCGCCCGCTTCGAACCCGACGCCGACCGCGCGCTGGACCCCGAGGTGGCCGTCGACCTGCTCGACATGATGCGCGGCGTCGTGGACCGCGGCACGGGCACCGAGATCCGGTCGGCCTTCAGCGGCCGCGGCGACCTCGCGGGCAAGACGGGCACCACGCAGGACGGCGCCGACGGCTGGTTCCTCCTCATGCGGCCCGACCTCGTCACCGGCGCGTGGGTCGGCTTCGACGACCCGCGGGTCACCTTCCGCTCATCGTACTGGGGCCAGGGCGGCCACAACGCGCTCCGCCTCGTCGGCGACCTCAACCGGACGTTCCAGCGCGACGGCCTCGTCGACACGAACCTCGCCTTCCCCCAGCCGGACCCCGAGGCCGACGGACCGGGCGTCTGGGACCGCGTTGCAGACTGGCTCGCGGGCGTCGGCGACCGTCTCTTCGGCGGCGAGGCGGACGTGCCGGACGGCTACGGCCCGCGCACGCCCGGGCGCGGCCTCGACCCGCGCGACGACGAGATCTACCCCCTCCCCGACCGCCGCGACACGCGGAGCCGGCGTGAGGAGATCCTCGCCGAGAACGAGGAATGGCTCGACGACGCCTTCGACGAGCTGGACCAGATCGACGACCCGATCCTGCGGGAGGCCGCCCGCGAGGTGCTCCGCCGCGCCGCCCGCGAGGTGGACCGCAACGGCTGGCGCGACGGCTGGGCCGACCGCGTCGCGGGCGTCCGCGACCGGGCCATCGCCGAGGCCCGCCGCGAGATCGAGCGCGAGATCGCCGACGCCTTCCGCGACGACAAGCGCGAGGAGGATGCCCGCCGCGCCGGTCCGTTCGAGGACGAGTTCGTGGGCGATGGCGACTTCAGGCTGGAGCCGCTGGACGAAGCCCCGGTCGCACCGGAGGCGCCGCCCGCGCCCCAGCCGCAGGAGTCGCCCCGGTCTGGCGACGGGGGCCGAATCGGCTTCTAG
- a CDS encoding ECF-type sigma factor, with product MTSDTPTIRLIAAARDGDRDSLDALLPHVYDELRQIARARLRRRSGETLNTTAVVHEAYLKLTAGETPPFRDRSHFFALAARAMRFVLVDYARDRAARKRGGAARDLPLDEALAVAADGEADAHDLLALDAALDRLATQSERLAETVELRFFGGMTHDEVAEATGRSVPTVKRDWRRARAYLYQLMQDGEAGDPPSADLTSDG from the coding sequence ATGACCTCCGACACCCCCACCATACGTTTGATCGCCGCCGCGCGCGACGGCGACCGCGACTCACTGGACGCCCTGCTGCCCCACGTCTACGACGAGCTCCGCCAGATCGCCCGCGCCCGGCTTCGCCGACGCTCCGGCGAGACGCTGAACACGACGGCCGTCGTCCACGAGGCGTACCTCAAGCTGACCGCCGGCGAGACGCCGCCCTTCCGGGACCGCTCGCACTTCTTCGCGCTCGCCGCCCGCGCGATGCGGTTCGTGCTGGTCGACTACGCGCGCGACCGAGCCGCCCGGAAGCGCGGCGGGGCGGCCCGCGACCTCCCACTCGACGAGGCGCTGGCGGTCGCCGCCGACGGCGAGGCCGACGCCCACGACCTGCTCGCCCTCGATGCCGCGCTCGACCGGCTCGCGACCCAGAGCGAGCGCCTCGCCGAGACCGTCGAGCTTCGCTTCTTCGGCGGCATGACGCACGACGAGGTGGCCGAGGCGACCGGCCGCTCCGTGCCGACCGTCAAGCGCGACTGGCGCCGCGCCCGCGCCTACCTCTACCAGCTCATGCAAGACGGGGAGGCCGGTGATCCGCCGTCGGCCGATCTCACGAGCGATGGGTGA
- a CDS encoding serine/threonine-protein kinase — protein sequence MPPLAPDRWAEADALFDAALQRPADERTAFLRAECGDDPALYHAVTALLHADAEAERALGESAADFASGLLDAVGRDEPGLEPGTRVGAYRVVGELGRGGMGAVYRAARADGTFEKEVALKLVKRGMDTDEVLRRFHAERRILAGLDHPHVARLLDAGAHDDGRPFLAMELAEGEPITVYADAHRLGVPARLDLFEQTVEAVAYAHRRLVVHRDLKPSNVLVAEAEGVPHVKLLDFGIARLLDTDADALTRPEHRVLTPEYAAPEQARGEPITTAADVYALGVILYELLTGGRPTGPDPVAPSGALTEAAARAKGTTYDRLARTLRGDLDTLALAALRADPERRYASAEALLDDLRRYRQRLPLRARPESATYRMGRFVTRHRLGVGLTVAVLAALLGGAAVTTARVSAERDAAQTERDRAEATTAFVTSLFDAADPFASPTERPDTLRARDLLFRGADRARATLAAQPAALADVLTTIGEAFEGLSLYAEADSVLAGAVDAAREAGAPDVLARALMARGQARYLGEAPASSIPLLREALAVTEASDPDAEILARLHLGAALRRTGALDEAAAVLAAADVAGAADPLDAAAILLEQGRVDQDRGQPAEAEPFFRHALALQRSAPDAGPLRVATTREMLGVSLRQQDDLAGAEEQFDEVYRIRQDALGDDHVYTVTARFHLATLARDRGRLDEAAETFRWIVAWDREHLGETHPYVGFNLHQLGITHGQAGRPDSAVAAYREALGVFRTALPADHPAIQDALSGLGYELARSGRAREGEPILRRVLASRRDALGPDAWQTGVSQSALGECLMRQGRLAEAEPLLVDGYRTIRAASGPEAAALRRLVELYEATDRDARAEPHRRRLAELDEG from the coding sequence ATGCCCCCTCTCGCCCCCGACCGCTGGGCCGAGGCCGACGCCCTGTTCGACGCGGCGCTCCAGCGCCCGGCCGACGAACGCACCGCGTTCTTGCGCGCCGAGTGCGGCGACGACCCCGCCCTCTACCACGCCGTCACCGCCCTGCTCCACGCCGACGCCGAGGCGGAGCGGGCACTGGGCGAGAGCGCGGCCGACTTCGCCTCGGGCCTGCTCGACGCCGTCGGCCGCGACGAGCCCGGCCTGGAGCCCGGTACCCGCGTCGGCGCCTACCGGGTCGTCGGCGAGTTGGGGCGGGGGGGCATGGGGGCCGTCTACCGTGCGGCCCGCGCCGACGGGACGTTCGAGAAAGAGGTCGCTCTTAAGCTCGTCAAGCGCGGCATGGACACCGACGAGGTGCTGCGCCGCTTCCACGCCGAGCGTCGGATCCTGGCCGGACTCGACCACCCCCACGTCGCCCGTCTGCTGGACGCCGGGGCCCACGACGACGGCCGCCCGTTCCTGGCCATGGAACTGGCCGAGGGCGAGCCGATCACGGTCTATGCCGACGCGCACCGCCTCGGCGTCCCCGCCCGCCTGGACCTGTTCGAGCAGACCGTGGAGGCGGTCGCCTACGCGCACCGGCGGCTGGTCGTCCATCGCGACCTCAAACCGTCCAACGTCCTGGTGGCGGAGGCCGAAGGCGTGCCCCACGTCAAGCTCCTGGACTTCGGCATCGCACGGCTTCTCGACACCGACGCCGACGCGCTGACGCGGCCCGAGCACCGCGTCCTCACGCCCGAGTACGCGGCCCCCGAACAGGCGCGCGGCGAGCCGATCACGACCGCGGCCGACGTCTACGCCCTGGGCGTGATCCTGTACGAGCTGCTGACGGGCGGGCGGCCCACCGGGCCCGACCCGGTCGCGCCCAGCGGTGCCCTCACCGAAGCGGCGGCCCGGGCGAAGGGGACGACTTACGACCGGCTCGCACGCACACTGCGCGGCGACCTCGACACGCTCGCCCTCGCGGCGCTCCGCGCCGACCCCGAGCGCCGCTACGCGTCGGCCGAGGCGTTGCTGGACGACCTTCGCCGCTACCGTCAGCGGCTGCCGCTCCGCGCCCGCCCCGAGTCGGCGACGTACCGGATGGGGCGCTTCGTGACGCGGCACCGGCTGGGCGTCGGGCTGACGGTCGCCGTGCTGGCGGCCCTGCTCGGCGGCGCGGCGGTCACGACGGCCCGGGTCTCCGCCGAGCGCGACGCGGCGCAGACCGAGCGCGACCGAGCCGAGGCGACCACCGCGTTCGTGACGAGCCTGTTCGACGCCGCCGACCCGTTCGCCTCCCCGACAGAGCGGCCGGACACCCTCCGCGCCCGGGACCTGCTCTTCCGCGGCGCCGACCGCGCCCGCGCCACCCTCGCCGCCCAGCCCGCCGCCCTCGCCGACGTGCTCACGACCATCGGCGAGGCGTTCGAGGGGCTCAGCCTCTACGCCGAGGCCGACTCGGTGCTGGCCGGCGCCGTCGATGCGGCGCGCGAGGCGGGGGCGCCCGACGTGCTCGCGCGCGCGCTCATGGCCCGGGGCCAGGCCCGCTACCTCGGCGAGGCGCCGGCATCCTCGATCCCCCTTCTGCGCGAGGCGCTCGCGGTCACCGAGGCGAGCGATCCCGACGCCGAGATCCTGGCCCGCCTCCACCTCGGGGCTGCGCTCCGCCGCACCGGCGCGCTGGACGAGGCCGCCGCCGTCCTCGCTGCCGCCGACGTGGCGGGCGCCGCCGATCCGCTCGACGCCGCCGCCATCCTGCTCGAACAGGGTCGTGTGGATCAGGACCGAGGGCAGCCTGCCGAGGCCGAGCCGTTCTTCCGCCATGCGCTCGCGCTCCAGCGGTCGGCTCCAGACGCAGGCCCGTTGCGCGTGGCCACAACGCGCGAGATGCTCGGCGTCTCCCTCCGTCAGCAAGACGACCTCGCGGGTGCCGAAGAACAGTTCGACGAGGTCTACCGCATCCGGCAGGACGCGCTGGGCGACGACCACGTCTACACGGTCACGGCGCGCTTTCACCTCGCCACGCTCGCTCGTGACCGGGGCCGCCTCGACGAAGCGGCCGAGACGTTCCGCTGGATCGTCGCCTGGGATCGAGAGCACCTCGGCGAGACCCACCCGTACGTCGGATTCAACCTCCATCAGCTCGGCATCACGCACGGACAGGCCGGTCGGCCCGACTCCGCGGTCGCGGCCTACCGCGAGGCGCTCGGCGTCTTCCGGACGGCGCTCCCCGCCGATCACCCGGCCATTCAGGATGCCCTCAGCGGCCTCGGCTACGAGCTGGCGCGGTCGGGACGCGCGCGCGAAGGCGAGCCCATCCTGCGGCGCGTCCTGGCCAGCCGGCGCGACGCGCTGGGCCCCGATGCGTGGCAGACGGGCGTGTCGCAGAGTGCGCTCGGCGAGTGCCTGATGCGCCAGGGACGCCTCGCCGAGGCCGAGCCGCTGCTGGTGGACGGCTACCGAACGATCCGCGCGGCCTCCGGCCCAGAGGCCGCCGCACTCCGACGCCTCGTGGAGCTGTACGAGGCGACCGACCGCGACGCTCGGGCCGAGCCCCACCGGCGGCGGCTGGCGGAACTGGACGAGGGATAG